Proteins from a genomic interval of Beijerinckia indica subsp. indica ATCC 9039:
- a CDS encoding haloacid dehalogenase type II has translation MSLKTIKAMLFDVFGTVVDWRSGVAREAGAFLSRHGRQDIDPLAFADAWRALYVPAMAKVRDGTRPFTPLDRLHRENLEAVLPHFGFDPAALPVSELDDLNLAWHRLDPWPDSISGLSRLKKGLIIAPLSNGNVRLMVDMAKRAGLPWDAILGAEVAQAYKPQPQAYLRTAEILMLKPQEVCMVAAHNNDLAAARACGLQTAFVARVKEHGPGQTTDLTPEQDWDVIAEDFNALAACLEL, from the coding sequence GCACCGTCGTGGATTGGCGCTCCGGCGTTGCCCGCGAGGCTGGCGCTTTTTTAAGCCGGCATGGACGCCAGGATATCGATCCCCTTGCCTTCGCTGATGCTTGGCGTGCGCTCTATGTCCCTGCCATGGCCAAAGTGCGAGACGGCACGCGACCTTTCACCCCGCTCGATAGGCTCCATCGGGAAAATCTGGAGGCTGTTTTGCCGCATTTTGGCTTCGATCCCGCCGCTCTTCCGGTTTCTGAGCTGGATGACCTCAATCTGGCATGGCATCGTCTGGATCCCTGGCCCGACAGCATCAGCGGGCTTTCCCGGTTGAAGAAAGGACTGATCATCGCGCCCTTGTCCAATGGCAATGTCCGATTGATGGTGGATATGGCCAAACGCGCCGGCCTGCCTTGGGACGCTATTCTCGGCGCCGAGGTGGCACAGGCCTATAAGCCACAACCGCAAGCCTATTTGCGCACGGCGGAAATTCTTATGCTGAAACCGCAGGAAGTCTGCATGGTTGCCGCGCATAATAATGACCTCGCGGCGGCAAGGGCTTGCGGTTTACAAACAGCTTTCGTGGCCCGCGTGAAAGAACATGGTCCAGGTCAAACCACGGATCTGACCCCTGAACAAGACTGGGATGTGATCGCCGAAGATTTCAATGCCCTGGCGGCATGTCTCGAACTCTAA